The following are from one region of the Hyla sarda isolate aHylSar1 chromosome 6, aHylSar1.hap1, whole genome shotgun sequence genome:
- the LOC130276204 gene encoding inositol hexakisphosphate kinase 1-like, with protein MCVCQTMEVGKYVQSAVCDRGRGVLLEPFIHQVGGHSSMMRYDDHTVCKPLITREQRFYESLPPEMKEFTPEYKGVVSVCFEGDSDGYINLVAYPYVENESADHEEFPERDHPRRKHSRRSLHRTSSTDHKEERPSQTGENSESIPEMKSPRLELLMQSDVPFQMLDGNSEMTSERISYNPWSLRCHKQQLNRMRSESKERKMYKFLLLENVVHHFKFPCVLDLKMGTRQHGDDASEEKAARQMKKCEQSTSASLGVRVCGMQVFQMNTGHYLCLNKYYGRGLSTEGFRQALYQYLHNGVNLRTDLFEPILSKLKRLISVLDGQASYRFYSSSLLIIYDGIDRPRMADHVAQETPPKVDVRMIDFAHSTYKGFRDDPTVHDGPDKGYVLGLHNLISILELIRDENQ; from the exons ATGTGTGTTTGTCAAACCATGGAAGTGGGGAAGTACGTCCAGAGCGCAGTGTGCGACAGGGGCCGGGGGGTCCTACTGGAGCCATTCATCCATCAGGTGGGAGGACACAGCAGTATGATGCGATATGATGACCACACCGTATGCAAACCCCTTATCACTCGGGAACAGCGTTTCTATGAGTCTCTTCCCCCGGAGATGAAGGAATTTACCCCAGAATATAAAG GTGTTGTGTCTGTCTGCTTTGAAGGTGACAGTGATGGTTACATCAATCTTGTCGCTTACCCCTATGTGGAAAATGAGTCAGCTGATCATGAAGAATTTCCGGAGAGGGACCATCCAAGACGCAAGCACTCTCGTCGTAGCCTGCACCGCACCAGCAGCACTGACCATAAGGAAGAACGGCCGTCTCAAACAGGGGAGAACTCGGAGAG CATCCCAGAAATGAAGAGTCCCAGACTGGAGCTTCTGATGCAGTCAGATGTCCCCTTCCAGATGCTGGATGGTAACAGTGAAATGACCTCAGAGCGGATTAGCTACAACCCCTGGAGCCTGAGATGTCACAAGCAGCAGCTGAACCGCATGCGCTCTGAGTCCAAGGAGCGCAAGATGTACA AATTCCTCCTGCTTGAGAATGTTGTCCATCATTTTAAGTTCCCATGTGTCTTGGATCTGAAGATGGGAACACGGCAGCATGGTGACGACGCATCTGAGGAGAAAGCGGCCCGACAGATGAAGAAGTGTGAGCAGAGCACATCGGCCTCTCTGGGAGTGAGGGTGTGCGGCATGCAG GTCTTCCAGATGAACACAGGACATTACCTGTGCCTGAATAAATATTACGGACGAGGCTTAAGCACTGAGGGTTTCCGACAAGCTTTGTACCAGTATCTCCACAATGGTGTCAATCTCCGCACTGACCTGTTTGAGCCGATCCTGAGCAAACTTAAACGCCTGATCTCTGTGCTGGATGGCCAGGCTTCATATCGCTTCTACTCCAGCTCTCTACTTATTATCTATGATGGAATAGACCGTCCAAGGATGGCAGACCATGTGGCCCAGGAAACACCTCCCAAGGTGGATGTCCGCATGATTGACTTTGCCCACAGCACATACAAAGGCTTCCGGGATGATCCCACAGTGCACGATGGGCCAGATAAGGGATACGTGCTGGGCTTGCACAATCTGATCAGTATCCTGGAGCTTATTAGAGACGAAAACCAGTAG